DNA sequence from the Gemmatimonadaceae bacterium genome:
TCGTCGCTCCGCCTCCTGTTGAATATGGACGTTCATCCGCGCCAGAAGCGAGTTGACAGCGGCCGCCTCGGTCGGCGTAAGGATGTTGTCTTCGGTAGTAGCAGTGCCGCCCGCGCAGCTCAACGGATACGTGCCAAGATTGTGAGCCTTGAAGAACGCCCCGGTCGCCGCAGCCTTTGGTACCACAATCGGTACAAAGAGCAGATTCGCGCTGCCCATGCAGTCTCCGAGGACGTTCACATTGAACGCGGCAGCAAAGGCGCCACGCTGCGACCATATCTCATCCCCCGTGCGGAAAGCGGGGAAGCTCGCGACGTCGTCGATGAGGCCGACTACGACGGCTTCCTTTGCGGTCGCCTGCACCTGATCCAGGACCTGGTCATAAAGCGGCGCCCAAAGGGCGAACGGAAACATCGAGACGCCTTCGATTGCGACACCATTTCGCGCATTGAGAACTTCGTTACCACCCAACTCCACCGAGACGAGCTTCGGATTCTGCGCGACCATCGATGACACCTGCGTCATCCCTGACTCGAGAACGCGGGAAATCAGCTGCCTATTGGAGTCATCCGTGGAGTTTTCGGGCGTCGTGAAGAGCGCGTCACGCGTAAGGGCAGCGTTGATCGCAAGATTTTGAACGGGCTTTACGACGTCATTCTGAAGCGGCGAGCAGCTGAGGTGTGACGGGTCATCTCCCGCGCCTTCGCCACTCAGCCGCACGCCCGATGCAAGGGGAGCAACGAGTGGAGACCGGCACCCTGTTCCGTCGATGTACGGCTGGGTGATCGAGCGATGCGCCATGGCGGCAAGTTGCGCTGGCCAGGATGTCGCCTGCGTAGCTGCGACGACTCCATCGGACTGCCACCCCATGCTCAGGCTCGTCCCAATGGCCACATAACGATTGAACACGCCGCGCCCCTCGGATTCATCGAGGTTGGCGGCGGTCGCGGGATTGAGCGCCGTTATCGAGGCCCGAGCCGGGTTCGTGGCGTCGGTACAGGCGGCGGCGCTGAGTGCGAGGATGCTGCAGAATGTGAGGGCGGAGCGGCGGCGCATCGTAGCCTCCAAGCGGTGTCGGATACGGTCGACGTGCTTAACGAGGCGCCGAATATGTGCGTACGCCATAACGAATCCATACGCAAGATGACGTAGTGGTGGCATGATCGGCGATCGCTGGGTGGCGGGCCGACCACCGGCCACTGAGTCGTTAAGCGTTATGCGTGGGCCTGCTCGATCCGACGCGGATCGAGTAGTCCAACCAAAACGTTGCGGGCTGAATCGATTCCTGACAGCCACGAGTCGGTCAACCCGTTCGCT
Encoded proteins:
- a CDS encoding SGNH/GDSL hydrolase family protein, which gives rise to MRRRSALTFCSILALSAAACTDATNPARASITALNPATAANLDESEGRGVFNRYVAIGTSLSMGWQSDGVVAATQATSWPAQLAAMAHRSITQPYIDGTGCRSPLVAPLASGVRLSGEGAGDDPSHLSCSPLQNDVVKPVQNLAINAALTRDALFTTPENSTDDSNRQLISRVLESGMTQVSSMVAQNPKLVSVELGGNEVLNARNGVAIEGVSMFPFALWAPLYDQVLDQVQATAKEAVVVGLIDDVASFPAFRTGDEIWSQRGAFAAAFNVNVLGDCMGSANLLFVPIVVPKAAATGAFFKAHNLGTYPLSCAGGTATTEDNILTPTEAAAVNSLLARMNVHIQQEAERRGFAYFALQALYGRSDIRPPFNVLAMMTTLQPYGSLISLDGVHPNAAGARVLAEAAAQALDARYNHHILADEAALIASR